From a region of the Candidatus Omnitrophota bacterium genome:
- a CDS encoding histidine--tRNA ligase: protein MSTCRQAGIRVKKRFAYRGNISYNRNAMKIYNVPKGTRDIVGEEAGRFSRVSRIFEEAARLYGYGLINTPIFEDTALFERTIGGGSDIVQKQMYTFPDKAGRSLTLRPEGTAGVVRAAIGGGLLRPLPRRLYYSGPMFRYERPQKDRKRQFFQMGAEYFGDQTSFADIEIISLCASALNKLGLDYELKINSIGCPVCRSEYEKKLKAFAEKKIDGLCDDCRERLCVNPLRILDCKVESCGKILSGAPDVSEALCPDCADNFTEIRQGLNDRQIRFTPDVRLVRGLDYYNGCVFEFYAKGARDAIAAGGRYDGLVKLLGGEDVPAVGFAIGVDRIMPLIDFTPEKPDYMIVSAGAPVDGLIAFADDIRGTGKVCVISAKPKLKNALKEASAASFRFVLIMGEDEIKNMTVTVRDMVSGEQETLSRKEFLKRL, encoded by the coding sequence ATGTCAACCTGCCGGCAGGCAGGGATTAGGGTAAAGAAACGGTTTGCTTACAGAGGGAACATTTCATATAATCGCAATGCTATGAAAATATATAATGTACCTAAAGGAACAAGGGATATTGTCGGCGAGGAAGCCGGAAGATTTTCCCGCGTTTCGCGGATTTTTGAAGAAGCCGCGAGGCTCTACGGCTATGGCCTGATCAACACGCCTATTTTTGAAGACACCGCTCTTTTTGAACGGACCATAGGCGGGGGCAGTGACATCGTGCAGAAGCAGATGTACACTTTTCCGGATAAGGCCGGACGCTCCCTGACCCTGCGCCCCGAAGGCACGGCGGGAGTTGTCCGTGCGGCCATAGGCGGAGGCCTTCTGCGGCCGCTGCCCCGGAGGCTTTATTATTCGGGGCCGATGTTCCGCTATGAAAGACCTCAAAAAGACCGCAAACGGCAGTTTTTCCAGATGGGCGCCGAATACTTCGGAGACCAAACTTCTTTCGCCGATATAGAGATAATTTCTTTGTGCGCGTCGGCGCTTAATAAACTCGGCCTTGACTACGAATTGAAGATAAATTCCATCGGCTGTCCCGTGTGCAGGTCTGAGTACGAAAAGAAATTAAAGGCCTTCGCCGAAAAAAAGATTGACGGCCTCTGCGATGATTGCAGGGAGCGTCTCTGCGTTAATCCTCTCAGGATACTTGACTGCAAAGTTGAATCATGCGGAAAGATACTTTCCGGCGCGCCGGATGTGAGCGAAGCCCTGTGCCCGGACTGCGCCGATAATTTCACAGAGATCAGGCAGGGGCTGAATGACAGGCAAATCAGATTTACGCCGGATGTGAGGCTGGTCAGGGGCCTGGATTATTATAACGGCTGCGTCTTTGAGTTTTACGCCAAAGGCGCCAGGGATGCCATCGCCGCAGGCGGGCGTTATGACGGCCTTGTGAAACTGCTGGGCGGTGAAGATGTGCCGGCGGTGGGTTTCGCGATAGGCGTGGACAGGATCATGCCTCTCATAGATTTTACACCGGAGAAACCCGATTACATGATCGTTTCCGCCGGAGCGCCCGTGGACGGCCTTATAGCTTTCGCGGATGATATAAGAGGCACGGGGAAGGTTTGCGTGATCTCCGCGAAGCCGAAACTTAAAAACGCTTTGAAAGAGGCTTCGGCGGCATCTTTCCGTTTCGTCCTGATCATGGGAGAGGATGAAATAAAAAATATGACGGTGACTGTCCGCGACATGGTAAGCGGTGAACAGGAAACATTATCCAGAAAGGAGTTTTTAAAAAGATTATGA